In a genomic window of Xenopus laevis strain J_2021 chromosome 5S, Xenopus_laevis_v10.1, whole genome shotgun sequence:
- the LOC121394190 gene encoding uncharacterized protein LOC121394190 isoform X2 has translation MADLPPDRLRTDPPFTHIGLDVFGPWTVCSRRTRGGSADSKRWAVLFTCLNIRAIHIEVIESMDTSSFINSFRRFFAIRGQVKTIRSDRGTNFVGACRELGISSNLNYEEIESFLSKQEVCWIFNPPHASHMGGVWERMIGVARRILDSMLLQLPSKLSHEVLITLMAEVTAIVNSSPLTPVSSDPEDPQILTPATLLTQKFASYPVPSGNFDGKDLYKRQWRQVQSLAKVFWDRWRKQYLSTLQVRRKWQSDRPNINTGDLVLLKDQHTKRNEWPMGRVTKTFPDKDGKVRKVEIKIARDGSSTLFFRPVTELILLLQSEDPAP, from the coding sequence atggcagatttgcCACCTGATAGACTGAGAACAGATCCACCATTCACTCACATTGGCCTTGATGTATTTGGGCCATGGACAGTCTGCTCAAGACGTACACGAGGAGGCTCTGCCGACAGCAAAAGATGGGCAGTTCTTTTTACTTGTCTTAATATCAGAGCCATTCATATTGAAGTGATAGAATCCATGGACACTTCAAGCTTTATAAATTCTTTCAGAAGGTTTTTTGCTATACGTGGTCAAGTCAAAACTATCAGATCTGATCGTGGTACCAACTTCGTTGGAGCATGCCGTGAACTTGGAATCTCTTCCAACCTTAACTATGAAGAGATAGAAAGTTTCCTTTCCAAACAAGAAGTGTGTTGGATCTTTAATCCTCCTCATGCCTCCCACATGGGAGGTGTGTGGGAAAGAATGATAGGAGTTGCAAGAAGAATATTAGACTCCATGCTTCTACAGTTACCTTCAAAACTCTCTCATGAGGTTCTCATTACTCTAATGGCAGAAGTGACTGCAATAGTGAACTCAAGTCCTCTGACCCCAGTCTCATCAGATCCTGAGGACCCACAAATACTTACTCCAGCTACACTGTTGACTCAGAAGTTTGCATCTTATCCTGTACCTTCTGGGAACTTTGATGGTAAAGATCTCTATAAAAGACAATGGAGACAGGTTCAAAGCCTAGCCAAGGTCTTCTGGGACCGGTGGCGCAAACAGTATCTATCTACCCTGCAGGTAAGAAGGAAATGGCAATCAGATAGACCTAACATCAACACAGGAGATCTTGTCCTTCTAAAAGATCAACATACCAAGAGGAATGAATGGCCTATGGGTCGTGTAACAAAGACTTTCCCTGATAAAGATGGCAAAGTTCGCAAAGTGGAAATAAAGATTGCCAGAGATGGGAGTTCTACATTATTCTTCAGACCAGTGACAGAGCTCATCCTTCTTCTTCAGTCTGAAGACCCTGCTCCCTGA